ATATATTAGTGGCTTGGATTAACCCGGGCAATCCCAAAATAATATATTGATGAGCACCAAAGTAATAAAAGAAAACAAATACATACAGGAGCAATTTGATGCGCTTTATAACAGTTGCTCCCAAAACATGAACGAGCAAGATCTGGCTCTTGTCAAAAGGGCTTTCGATCGGGCTCTGTCCATGCACAGCGGTGTTCGTCGTAAATCAGGGGAACCCTTCATTATTCATCCCTTGTCGGTGGCAAAGATTGTTCATGATGAGATCGGTCTGGGGGCCGAGGCAGTAGGATGTGCCCTACTTCATGACGTAGTGGAAGATACCCCTTCCACCATTAAAGATATTAAAGAAGAGTTCGGCGAAAGGATCGGGGTAATTATTGACGGATTAACAAAGATTTCCGAAGTTTTTGGCAGAAAAAATTCCCTTCAGGCCGAAAATTTCCGCAAAATACTGATGACCCTGTCAGAAGATGTCAGGGTAATCATTATCAAGCTGGCCGACAGGCTTCACAACATGAGAACGTTGGATTCCATGCCCCCCAACAAGCAAATCAAAATCTCCGGGGAAACGATCTATTTCTATGCTCCCATA
The nucleotide sequence above comes from Bacteroidales bacterium. Encoded proteins:
- a CDS encoding bifunctional (p)ppGpp synthetase/guanosine-3',5'-bis(diphosphate) 3'-pyrophosphohydrolase, which produces MSTKVIKENKYIQEQFDALYNSCSQNMNEQDLALVKRAFDRALSMHSGVRRKSGEPFIIHPLSVAKIVHDEIGLGAEAVGCALLHDVVEDTPSTIKDIKEEFGERIGVIIDGLTKISEVFGRKNSLQAENFRKILMTLSEDVRVIIIKLADRLHNMRTLDSMPPNKQIKISGETIYFYAPIAHRLGLYRIKNELEDLSLKYRHPTKYREIEDKLNETAEKRNQEVQEFLDPIKKKLDENNITYELVAKPKPIYSIWNMIQQENFTFDELSNSNILNIRIIVHPTPFKGEKTQCWDIYALLTDIYVPKPERIRDWISAPKSNGYEALHVTVMGPRGNWMEVQIRT